Part of the Alteracholeplasma palmae J233 genome, CTCAATTATTTGGAGTTGCCCCAATTTCTGCGATGATTACTTATAAAAACTTAAAGTTTGATAAGAACTTATATCGTAAGTATCACATAAAAACGGCAGTTGAGGATGATTATCAATCATTTAAAGAAGTTATTTATAGAAGATATCAAAGATTATTAATAGAAAATAAAACGATGCCAGATCTAATTTTAGTAGATGGTGGCATTGGACAATTAAACGCAGCTTTAGAGACTTTAAATAATCTAGGGTTAAATATTCCAATAGGCGGACTTAAAAAGAATAATAAGCACCAATTAGAAGCCCTAGTCATCCCTAATGAAACTATCTTCTTAGATAAAAAATCTGAATTATTTAAATTATTATTAAGCTTAAGTGAGGAAATCCATAGATTTGCGATTACCTTCCATAAGAAAACAAGAACAAAACAAGCTAATCTATCCGTATTTGATAAAATACCTGGATTAGGTGAAAAAAGAAAAAAAGCATTATTACAAACTTTTTCTGGCATCGATGAAATTAAAAATGCTAGTATCAAGCAACTCACAGATATCGGCATACCAGAAGCAGTCGCAAATAATCTTAAAGAGGTGTTAAAGTGAAATATCAAATTACAGAAGTTGACTATACAAATAAAGTATTTTATTGTATTGTTAATGGAAAAAAGGAAATGTTTTATCTACCTAATAGACTATCAAAAGTATTTATGGAACATTTAGAAGAAGGTATGTTTGCCTCTTTTACGGTCTTAGAAAAAAGAAAAAAACATTTAAATCAGTATGCGTATCAAATTTCATACTTCACACAAATAGTAAGTTATCATCCAAGAAAAAGAGTTTTATATGATTTAGAAAACTTAAGATCTCAAATGAGACAAGTTGTCAAACAATACTCTCATTTCTTATTTATAGATTTTGAAATGACTATGCCACACTATCATCAAAAAGAGTTTAAACCTGAATTAATTCAAACAGGTTATGTTTTAACGGATGCTGCTGGGAATACCATTTTAGAAGACGGATACTATATTCTGCCAGTTGAAAAAGAAAGTATTAATAAGCGAACTAAAAAATTCTTACAATTAGATGAAGATTTATTTTTTGAAAAAGCAGTACCATATGCTAACTTTTATGAAAAACTTAAAAAAATTATCAAAGACTATCGCCCTCAACTAGTTGTATGGGGTAAAAATGATATTACTGCTTTACAAGAATCATATGATTTGCATAAAGTAAAAAGAATTACAAATGATAAAAGTTTTATTGATTTATTAAAATTACACAAAGATTATTTTAATTTAAAAGATGATATTGGATTATTTAAAGCATATAAACTTTATTATGATAAAAATGAATTTCAAGTTCATGATGCTAAAGTGGATGCTTCTGTAACAAAATATGTATTTGATGCATTTTTAAAACAAATGAAATAAAAAGAAGGTATGAGCATATGCAGTTTATATTTAATAAAATGGAAAAATATAAAAAAAAGGTAATCGGGTTACTTATATTTAAAGTAATTGGGACTTTAACAGATTTAGCTATTCCTTATTTAACTGCATATATGATTGACCAATTAATCCCAACTTCAAGTAAAGATGATATTACTAAAATCATCTTACTTGGTATTCTTATGTTACTGGTTGTATTATTTGGATGGTTTTTCAATATGAAAGCTAATCGTATGGCAGAATATGTTGCTGCTTACACAGTAAGAGACATCCGATATGAGCTTTTTTCTAAAATAGAAACATTATCTGCTAAACAAGTAGACGAATTAACTCAAACTTCTTTAATCTCAAGAATGACAACAGATACTTATAATATCTATAGTGCAGTAGGGAGTATACAAAGACTAGGTGTGAGAGCTCCTATTTTGTTTATAGGTGGAATTGTAGTTTCTTTCTTTTTAGATTGGGTTTTAGCACTTATCATGGTCGCAATGATTCCTTTTATCATGTACTTTTCACTTAGAACATCTAAAATGGGAAGACCTTTATATACTGATATTCAAGTGAAAGTAGATAAATTAATTAGAACTTTACGTGAAAATATAACAGGTGCTAGAGTAGTAAAAGCCTTATCGATGGTAGAACATGAAAATTATAAGTTTGATCTTAATAATAAAGAAGTAGTTGAAAGTGAACTAAAGGCTACTAAGTCTATGTCTAAAATTAGACCATTAGTCGATGTTATTATGAATTTAGGATTAGTAGTTGTACTTATTATAGGTGCTTATAGAGTGTTTAATAGTCAAACAAAAGTAGGAGAAATACTCGCTTTTGTTACTTATTTCACCATTATTTTGAATGCAACAATGTCACTTACAAGAGTTTTTATTCAAATGTCAAAAGCAACCGCTTCTAGTCTTAGAATCATCGAAGTTCTAGACTTTAAAACAGATATGAAAAATGGAAATATGGAAGTTTTTGAAGTCAATGAAACACCACACATAGAGTTTTCACATGTTTATTTTTCATATAATCAAAAAGGTGATCATCTAGAAGACATTAACTTTAAATTATATAAAGGACAAACCCTAGGTATATTAGGGGCAACAGGTTCTGGTAAAACAACTATCATCAATCTTATTATGAGATTTTACGATCCTTATCAAGGTGAAATTAAAATGTTTGGTAAAAATCTTAAAGACCTTGACTTAAGTGCTTTAAGAAAAAGTATCGGACTTGTCTTACAAACAGATTTAATTTTATCTGATACAATTTATGAAAACATTCAATTTAGTAGAAAAGATATTTTACCAGAAGATATTGAATTAGCTAAAACAATCGCACAAGCTAATTTTATTGATGAAATGCCAGAAAAAAATTATGAAAAAATGACACAAAGAGGAACTAATATCTCAGGTGGACAAAAACAAAGACTTTTAATCGCAAGAGCTGTTGCCGGCAAACCTAAACTGTTGATTTTAGATGATGCATCTAGTGCCCTTGACTATCAAACAGATATGAATATGAGATTATCACTTAAAGAACATTTAAGTGAAACAACTAAAATTATAGTGGCACAAAGAATAAGCAGTATTAAAGAAGCTGACTTAATTTTAGTGATTGAAGATGGAAAAATTATTGCAAGTGGTACACACGAAACACTAGAACAAACTTCAGAACAGTATCAAAACATTATTAAACATCAACTAGGAGGTGAGTTAAATGAATCAACAAACCACTAGAAGATCAGGAAATGATGGCACTCAACGTGCTAAAAATAAAAAATATGTGATTAAACGCCTATGGCATTATCTTTCTTTTTACCGATTAAAATTATTGACAGGTTTTATTCTAACAATACTTGCTAACTCTTTATCTTTAGTAGGACCTTACTTAATTGGAAAAATGATTGGGGCCATGGAAAATGGCGTTGAGTTTAGATCAGTTTATATTGTAGGCTGTTTAATGGTTGCTTTTTATGTTATTAGTGCAATACTTAACTATTACTTATCAATTGCAATGGCAAAAATTGCTCAAGGAGTCGTTTATAAATTAAGAGAAGATTTATTTAGTAAAATTACAAGAGTCTCTGTTTCTTATTTTGACACTCACCTAACAGGTGATATCATTAGTAGAATGAGTTATGACATTGATACTATCAGTACATCATTAGCAAGTGATGTGATGAGCATTATTACAAGTTTTATTACTTTAATCGTGTCATTTGTTATGATGATGATTATGTCACCTGTATTAGTTTTAGTATTTATACTTACGATTCCTTTAACTTTCTTTGTTACAGGAAAAATGTCTAAATCAATTAAGAAACGACTCAGATTAAGAAACCAACAATTAGCTTACTTAAATGGCTATACTGAAGAAATGATTACAGCACAAAAAACAATACAATCTTATGTGCAAGAAGATAATATATTAGAAAAATTTGATGAAATTAACTTAGAAACTGCCAAAAGAAGTTATCATTCAGGTAAGTTATCTACAATAGTTGGACCCACTGTTAACTTTATTAATAACTTATCAGTTGTTTTAGTCACAACTGTTGGCGGTATTTTAAAAGTCTTTGGATATATTGATCTAGCAAGCCTTTCTAGCTTCATGCTTTATTCTAGAAGATTTTCAGGACCAATTAATCAAATGAGTAATATAGTTGCTGATATCCAAAGTGCGTTAGCTGCTGCTGAACGTGTCTTTAATGTTTTAGATGAAAGTGATGAAACACCAGATACAAAAGACGCCATAACTCTTTTAAATCCAAAAGGAAATATTGAATTTAAGAATGTTTCTTTTGGATACAACGCAAATAAAACAATTATTCATAACTTAAATTTCACTGCCAAAGAAGGTCAAAAAGTAGCAATCGTTGGACCAACAGGAGCTGGAAAAACAACTATTGTTAATTTACTAATGAGATATTACGATCTTTTATCTGGAAAGATATTATTAGATGGATATGATATTACACAACTTAAAAGAAATGAATACAGAAAACTATATTCTATGGTCTTACAAGATACATGGATTTTTAGAGGCACTGTATTTGAAAATATTACATACGGTAATGAAAACAAGAATTTTAATGATGTAGTAGAAGCGGCTAAAAAAGCTAGAATTCATCATTATATTATGAACTTGCCTAAAGGCTATGATACTATTTTATCTGATGATGGCATAAGTATTTCTAAAGGACAAAGACAACTTTTAGTTATCGCTAGAGCAATTCTTTCAGACTCTAAAATATTAATTCTTGATGAAGCAACTTCTAATGTAGATACTCACACTGAAATAAAAATTCAAGAAGCAATGTCTAATTTAATGGAACATAGAACTTCATTTATCATTGCTCATAGACTTTCAACAATTATGAATGCAGACTTAATTTTAGTATTAAAAGATGGTGATGTCATAGAATCTGGTAATCACCAACAATTAATGCTTAAAAAAGGATTCTACTACGAACTATTTATGAGCCAGTTTAAATAAATCTAAGTCATTTATGATAAAATGCTTGCATGTAACTTAAAATATGATAAAATATCATTAGCAATGATTAAGAGGAGTAGTAATACTTTTATCTAAAGAGAGTCTGTGGCAGGTGTAAACAGATGTTAAAAGATTATGAAGGCTACCTTAGGAGCTAAAAGTAAATCGGCTTTAACGATAAACATAAGGGCTATAACATCAGTTATAGAACTAAGGTGGTACCGCGAATTTTATTCGTCCTTAGATTAATTTCTAGGGACGTTTTTATATTTTTACAAGGAGAATAACAAAATGAAAAAAATGACAGGACAACAAATCAGAGAAACATGGTTAAATTTCTTTAAATCTAAGGGACATAAAATTGAACCATCAGCATCACTTATCCCAGTATCAGATCCAACTTTACTATGGATTAATGCTGGTGTTGCGCCACTTAAAAAATATTTTGATGGAACAGAAAAAACAGACCATGCTAGAATTACGAATGTACAAAAATGTATTCGTACTAATGACATAGACAACGTAGGAAGAACAGCACGTCACCATACCTTTTTTGAAATGTTAGGTAATTTTTCAATTGGGGATTATTTTAAAGAAGACGCAATCAAATACGGATTTGAAATACTAACAAGTGAAAAATGGTTTGGCTTTCCATTAGATAAACTGTATATGACTTATTATCCTGATGATACCCTTGCTTATGAAACATGGGTTTCGTGTGGTGTTGATCCGAGCCATTTAATTCCATTAGAAGGTAATTTCTGGGAAATTGGAGCTGGCCCATCAGGACCAGATACTGAAATATTCTTTGACCGTGGAGAAGCATATGACAAAAGAGGCAAAGAACTTATAGAACAAGATTTAGAAAATGAAAGATTTATTGAAATATGGAACATCGTATTTTCACAATATAATGCTGATCCTAGCATTCCAAGAAGCCAATATAAAGAATTACCAAACAAAAATATTGATACAGGAGCTGGGTTAGAAAGATTTGCTTGTGTACTACAAGGTACAAAAACAAACTTTGAAACAGACCTTTTCTACCCAATCATTCTTGAAACTGAAAAATTATCTCATGTTAAATACGAAGGGCAAATGGCTTATAAAGTGATTGCTGATCATATTAAAACATTGACATTTGCGATTAGTGATGGAGCTGTTTTATCTAACGAAGGGCGTGGCTATGTTTTACGTAGAGTTTTACGTCGTGCAGTTAAATACGGTAGAAGTATTGGATTAAATGAACCATTCTTATACCAATTAGTCGATACAGTTGTAGAAATGATGAAAGATTTTTATCCGAATTTAGTACAAACTAAAGAGATAGTTAAAAAGATAGTTAAAAAAGAAGAAGAAAAATTCTTTGAAACGATTAGTGATGGAGAAAAACACCTATTATCATCTATTGAAAACAATCAATTATCAGGAGAGGCAGCATTTAAACTTTATGATACTTATGGTTTTCCTATTGAACTTACACTAGAATACGCAGAAGAAAATCATATTACAGTTGATTTAGAAGGTTTTAAACAAGCATTAGAAGAACAAAAAATGCGTTCACGTAACGCAAGAACACAAAATGAAGGAATGAAGAGTCAAGAAGAAGCTTATATTAACTTTAAAGAAAAATCTAAATTTGTTGGATATAATACTTTAGAAGTTGAAACTAAAGTCATTAAAGTCTTTCCTTCTGGCATAGTTTTAGAAGAAACACCCTTTTATGCAACAATGGGTGGACAAGTATTTGATAAAGGTACCATTAATGGTTTAGTTGTGACAAATGTTACAAAACTACCAAATGGACAATACCTACATGAAGTAGAAGGCGAATTTAATGAAAATGATGATGTTTTAGCAATTGTTTCAAAAGATACAAGAAACTTAGTTTCATCAAACCATACAGCAACCCATCTGCTTCACCAAGCAATTAAAGATACTATTGGTAGCCACTCTCACCAACAAGGATCACAAGTAACTAAAGATTTATTAAGATTTGACGTGAATCATTTTGATAAGATTACAGAAGAAGATATTTTAGCAATTGAAAAAATTGTTAACAATCATATCAAACTAAAAGAAACTGTTATTACAAAAGAAATGAATATTAATGATGCTAAAAAATTAGGGGCACAAGCTCTATTTAGTGAAAAATATGGTGATGTAGTAAGAGTCGTTAATATCAATGGTTATTCAATTGAATTATGTGGTGGAACACATGTTACTAACACTTCTGAAATTGAACAATTTGCGATTACATCAGTAGAATCTATTGGTTCAGGTATTTATCGTTTTGAAGGTGTTACTAAAAATGTTGAACCACTTATTTTAAATACATTAAAAAACACATTAGCTGATATTAATGAATTGATTCAAAAAGCTAAACGATTAGAAAGCCAAACTTATAAATTTAATGAAAAAACTTTACCAGAATTAATAGGCAGTTATAAAGATATTCTTAACTATAGAAATTATTTAGAAGAGCTTAAAAATGATGTTAAAAACTTTGAAAAAGAAGTATCACTCAAAGAAACACAAAAAATATTAGAAAATGCTTCAGACTTTATTCCTAAAGATCCAAAAGCTAAAATGGTTATCAAAATAACAAAATCTATGGATATGTCTACATTAAAACAATTAATTGATGTAATTTATGATAAAATAAAGGCAGATGTGCTATTTGTTGTTCATGTTGATTTAGATAAAGCAACATTTATTGCCAAAAGTAATCAAAATAACGCAGGCACTCTCATTAAATTAGCAGCGTCATTAACAAATGGTTCTGGAGGTGGGAAACCTACTTTAGCCCAAGGTGGAACAAAAGACTTAACCAATTTAGAAAATGCCTTACTAGAAGTAGAAAAAGCTTTATGAAAAAATATTTAGGACTAGATTTAGGAACTAAAACGTTAGGAGTTGCAATCTCTGAAACAGGAATTATTGCAAGTAACTTAACTACCTTAAGATTTTTAGAAGATGACTATGATGATGCAATTACACAATTGATTTCTTTAATCAATGAAAGAAAAATAGATGTTATTGTATTAGGCTATCCTAAACATATGAACAATGATATCGGAGTTCGTGGTAAAATTAGTGAAGAATTCAAAGAAAAACTAGTTTCTAGACATCCAATAGAAGTTGTTTTATGGGATGAAAGACTATCAACAAAAACAGCATTACGTATGCTAAGTGATAATAAAAAGAAAAAGGAAAAACAAAGAGCCTTAAAAGATGAAATGGCAGCCGCTGTGATCTTACAAGGATATCTCGATTTTAAAGGAGCTTAAAATGAAAGAAGAAAAATTAAGTATTATTAGAGATGATGAAGAAACATTAGCAACTATTTTATTCACATATAATAATGATGATAAAAACTATGTTGTATTTGAATTTGATGATACAAAAGAAATTAGCGCTGCAATCTATGAAGAAAACGATAATGATGAAGGTATTTTAGTGGATATTGAAACGGATGAAGAATGGGATATGATCGATAAAGTATTAGACAAATACTTTGATGAGTTAGAAGCAGAATTAGACGAAGAAGAGTTTGATGAAGAATAAAATACAAGTTTTACAAGAAATGAAAAGCTACGCAGAAACAAATGATGTTCCTATCATTTGTGATGAGGGGCTTTCATTTTTGTTAAAGACGATAAAAGAAAATAATGTAAAAAGTATTCTAGAAATCGGAACTGCGATTGGCTATAGTGCTCTTTTAATGAGTGAGCCTGATATTAAAGTAGATACCATTGAAAGAGACCTTAAACGATATCAGGAAGCAAGCCAATTTCTTAAACCATTAGATTACCCTATACATCTAATTTACGCAGATGCCCTTTTATATGATGGGCCGCTTAATCAATACGACTTGATTTTTATTGATGCCGCAAAGGCCCAATATGAAAAATTTTTCAATAAATACCAACACTATTTAAAACCTAATGGAATCATTGTGTGTGATAATTTAAACTTTCATAATTTAACACCAGAAATGGTTTCAAGAAATACAAGACAACTGTTAAGAAAAATTAATGGATTTAAAGATTTTTTAACAGAAAATAGTTTATATGAAACAACCTTTTATAATGTAGGTGATGGCATGAGTATTTCTAGGAGAAAAGAAGGACAACAATGAAAATTTTAACAACAATTTATAGTAAAGAAGCGCTCATTGAAAATAAAGACTACCTAGATGGTATCATCACTGGAAATGAAGTATATGCCACTAGATTAACCCATAGTTTTGAGTTAGATGAAATACTTGAAATCATAGATATAGCTAATAGGCTTCATAAAGAATGTTTCATTACCCTTAATCAAATGTACACTAATGAACACTTAGAAGAAGTAAGTCAATTTATTGATAAACTACCAATTGATAAAATCACAGGCTATATCATCGCTGATATAGGTGTTTATATGATATTAAAGGATAAGAACTTACACAATAAAGCTATTTATAATCCAGAAACATTACTTACTAATTATTTTGATTTTAACTACTTAGCAGAAACAGGTATTTTTGGAGGCTTTGTGGCAAAAGAAATTACATTAGAAGATATCAAAATTATTAATAAGAATAAAAAGACACATACCTTTATGGTAGGTCATGGGCATTTAAACATGTTTTATTCAAAAAGAAAACTGCTTAAAAACTACGCTGACTACTTAAATAGTAAAGAAGACTTTAAAGATAAACAAGATTTACTGATTATAGAAGAAAAAAGAAAAGATGATCCATATCCAGTATTAGAAGATTATGCTGGAACACATGTTTTTAGAAGTAAAGTTTTTTCAAGTTTAGAAGAATTAAGTGAGATTAAAAAAGCAATTGATTATCTTGTGATAGACACAATCTTTAAAGATGATGCATACTTAAAACTCATATTACCAATGTATTATGATAATCAAATAAATAAAGAAACGATTGACCAATTACAGTCTAAATACAATGAATCCTGGGATAAAGGATTCCTATTTAATAAGACTTTTTATAAGAGGTAAGAAAATGACGGAATTATTAGCCCCCGCTGGGGATTTAGAAAAATTAAAAATTGCTTTATTATATGGAGCTGACGCAGTATTTATAGGTGGACAACAGTTTTCACTAAGAGCACGTGCCTCTAATTTTACTGTAGATGACATAAAAGAAGCTACTACTTTCGCCCACAATTTAAATAAAAAAGTATATGTAACAACTAATATTATTCCTCATCATGAAGATATGCATGATTTAATTGAGTATTTACAAGCATTAGAAGAAGCTAAAGTAGATGCAATCATCGCAGCTTCTCCATATATTGTGGATACTGCATTAAAACATACAAACTTAGAAGTACATATATCTACTCAGCAATCAGCACTAAATACGCAAACAGTTCAATTTTGGACTGAAAAAAAGGCAAGCCGAGTTGTGTTAGGCCGTGAATTAACAGTAGAAGAAATCAAAGGTATTACAAGTAGTACCGATACTGAAATAGAAGTTTTCATTCATGGTGGTATGTGCATGTCTTATTCTGGAAGATGTAGTTTATCAGATAATATGACAGGTCGTGATGCTAATAGAGGTGGATGTGCCCACTCATGTCGCTGGAATTATGATTTAAAAGAAAATAATGAAAGTTTTTCTGAAGAAGTGCCATTTTCTATGTCTTCTAAAGACTTAGAGGCAGTTCATCAAATTACAAAACTAATAGACGCAAATGTATCTTCTTTAAAAATTGAAGGAAGAATGAAGAGTCTACATTATATCGCGACTGTTGTTTCTACTTATAGACAAATGATTGATGAGTATGTACATACAAAAGAAATCAAAGACTACGAATATTATGTTAAAAGATTAAAAAAAGCTGAAAATAGATTAGCTTCATCAGGTTTCTTAGAAGGTGTACCAGGAGTTGAACAACAACTTTATCAAATGAGAAGTGAAAAACCTAGTCAAAACTTCATAGGGATAGTATTAGCTTACGATGAAAAAACTCAAACAGCTTTGGTAGAACAAAGAAATTATTTTGAAGTTGGCACAGAAGTCGAAGTAATGAGCCATGAAGAACCTGAAAAATACTTTAAAATAGAAAAAATGACTGATTTAGATGGAAATGATCTTGATATTGCAAGAAGACCAAAGGAACAACTTTTAATTCATACAAATATTAAGTTACATCCATACGATCTTATAAGATGTCTATAACTAAGTATTACTTAATTGATGGCGAGCACATTGAATGCCAAATTGAGTATAAGAAAATTAAAAACGCATATATTAGACTTAAAAATAACATTTTATATGTTAGTGCTAATAAGTATATTAAAATAGAAGATATTGATCGCTTTGTTATAGAAAAATATCCCTTACTTAAGAATAAAATGGACAAAAAAGTTCATACAGAAAAGTATCAACTTTGGGGTAAAGTTCTAAGCGAAGATGAATTTTACTTAAAAAACGGATTAAAAATATCAGATAAAAATTACTATCTCATATTAAAAAATGAAGTTAGGTTAAAAACAGAAGAAATATTTGAAAAAATAAGTTCTAATTTACAAAAACTTGGATTAAACAAAGTACCTTTTATCTACAAGAAATTAACTGCTAAATACGGTAGTTGTCACATTGTAAAAAAAGAAATTACTTTAAACATATTCTTAGCTAAAATAGATCCTATCTATTTAGAATATGTGATATATCATGAGTATGCTCATTTAATTGTTCCAAATCACTCACAAAAGTTTTATCATGTATTAGATCAATTAATGGCAAATCACAAGGAAATTGAAAAAGAATTAAAGAAGATACCAATTATATTTTAAAATTATGTTATAATATATAGGATATTTAAGGAGGCATTTTTATGGCAGTGAAAAAAGTATACGAACTTACCCAAGCGGGTGTAGATAAGTTAAAAGAAGAATTAATAGAATTAAAAGATGTAAAAAGAAAAGAAAATCTTGAAGCTTTAAAGGAAGCTAGAGAACAAGGGGATTTATCAGAAAATGCTGATTACGATGCTGCTAGAAATGAACAAGCACGTATTGAATCAAGAATTCTTGAAATTGATACAATCTTAAAAAATCTTAAAATTATCAAAACATCAGATGATGCATCTGTAAATATTGGTAAAGTAGTTAAATTAAAATTTGTTGAAAAAAACCAAATTAAAGAATTTCATCTAGTAGGTACAATCGAAACTGATCCAATAACTGGCAAAATTTCTATTGAATCACCACTAGGAAAAAGTATTAAAGGTCATGAAAAAGGCGAAACAGTTCTAGTTAAATCTGAAACTGGTAGAAACTTCCACGTTGAAATATTAGAAGTAGCTTAAACATGGCGATATATAATAAATGCATTCCTTTAGCGTACTATGCATCAATATATGAAATTCCGTACCAAAGTTATAAACAACAAGGAATTAATGCCTTGTTTTTTGACTTGGATAATACAATTATTAGTTATGAAGAAACTGAACTA contains:
- a CDS encoding ABC transporter ATP-binding protein is translated as MQFIFNKMEKYKKKVIGLLIFKVIGTLTDLAIPYLTAYMIDQLIPTSSKDDITKIILLGILMLLVVLFGWFFNMKANRMAEYVAAYTVRDIRYELFSKIETLSAKQVDELTQTSLISRMTTDTYNIYSAVGSIQRLGVRAPILFIGGIVVSFFLDWVLALIMVAMIPFIMYFSLRTSKMGRPLYTDIQVKVDKLIRTLRENITGARVVKALSMVEHENYKFDLNNKEVVESELKATKSMSKIRPLVDVIMNLGLVVVLIIGAYRVFNSQTKVGEILAFVTYFTIILNATMSLTRVFIQMSKATASSLRIIEVLDFKTDMKNGNMEVFEVNETPHIEFSHVYFSYNQKGDHLEDINFKLYKGQTLGILGATGSGKTTIINLIMRFYDPYQGEIKMFGKNLKDLDLSALRKSIGLVLQTDLILSDTIYENIQFSRKDILPEDIELAKTIAQANFIDEMPEKNYEKMTQRGTNISGGQKQRLLIARAVAGKPKLLILDDASSALDYQTDMNMRLSLKEHLSETTKIIVAQRISSIKEADLILVIEDGKIIASGTHETLEQTSEQYQNIIKHQLGGELNESTNH
- a CDS encoding ABC transporter ATP-binding protein: MNQQTTRRSGNDGTQRAKNKKYVIKRLWHYLSFYRLKLLTGFILTILANSLSLVGPYLIGKMIGAMENGVEFRSVYIVGCLMVAFYVISAILNYYLSIAMAKIAQGVVYKLREDLFSKITRVSVSYFDTHLTGDIISRMSYDIDTISTSLASDVMSIITSFITLIVSFVMMMIMSPVLVLVFILTIPLTFFVTGKMSKSIKKRLRLRNQQLAYLNGYTEEMITAQKTIQSYVQEDNILEKFDEINLETAKRSYHSGKLSTIVGPTVNFINNLSVVLVTTVGGILKVFGYIDLASLSSFMLYSRRFSGPINQMSNIVADIQSALAAAERVFNVLDESDETPDTKDAITLLNPKGNIEFKNVSFGYNANKTIIHNLNFTAKEGQKVAIVGPTGAGKTTIVNLLMRYYDLLSGKILLDGYDITQLKRNEYRKLYSMVLQDTWIFRGTVFENITYGNENKNFNDVVEAAKKARIHHYIMNLPKGYDTILSDDGISISKGQRQLLVIARAILSDSKILILDEATSNVDTHTEIKIQEAMSNLMEHRTSFIIAHRLSTIMNADLILVLKDGDVIESGNHQQLMLKKGFYYELFMSQFK
- the alaS gene encoding alanine--tRNA ligase — its product is MKKMTGQQIRETWLNFFKSKGHKIEPSASLIPVSDPTLLWINAGVAPLKKYFDGTEKTDHARITNVQKCIRTNDIDNVGRTARHHTFFEMLGNFSIGDYFKEDAIKYGFEILTSEKWFGFPLDKLYMTYYPDDTLAYETWVSCGVDPSHLIPLEGNFWEIGAGPSGPDTEIFFDRGEAYDKRGKELIEQDLENERFIEIWNIVFSQYNADPSIPRSQYKELPNKNIDTGAGLERFACVLQGTKTNFETDLFYPIILETEKLSHVKYEGQMAYKVIADHIKTLTFAISDGAVLSNEGRGYVLRRVLRRAVKYGRSIGLNEPFLYQLVDTVVEMMKDFYPNLVQTKEIVKKIVKKEEEKFFETISDGEKHLLSSIENNQLSGEAAFKLYDTYGFPIELTLEYAEENHITVDLEGFKQALEEQKMRSRNARTQNEGMKSQEEAYINFKEKSKFVGYNTLEVETKVIKVFPSGIVLEETPFYATMGGQVFDKGTINGLVVTNVTKLPNGQYLHEVEGEFNENDDVLAIVSKDTRNLVSSNHTATHLLHQAIKDTIGSHSHQQGSQVTKDLLRFDVNHFDKITEEDILAIEKIVNNHIKLKETVITKEMNINDAKKLGAQALFSEKYGDVVRVVNINGYSIELCGGTHVTNTSEIEQFAITSVESIGSGIYRFEGVTKNVEPLILNTLKNTLADINELIQKAKRLESQTYKFNEKTLPELIGSYKDILNYRNYLEELKNDVKNFEKEVSLKETQKILENASDFIPKDPKAKMVIKITKSMDMSTLKQLIDVIYDKIKADVLFVVHVDLDKATFIAKSNQNNAGTLIKLAASLTNGSGGGKPTLAQGGTKDLTNLENALLEVEKAL
- the ruvX gene encoding Holliday junction resolvase RuvX, which produces MKKYLGLDLGTKTLGVAISETGIIASNLTTLRFLEDDYDDAITQLISLINERKIDVIVLGYPKHMNNDIGVRGKISEEFKEKLVSRHPIEVVLWDERLSTKTALRMLSDNKKKKEKQRALKDEMAAAVILQGYLDFKGA
- a CDS encoding DUF1292 domain-containing protein, coding for MKEEKLSIIRDDEETLATILFTYNNDDKNYVVFEFDDTKEISAAIYEENDNDEGILVDIETDEEWDMIDKVLDKYFDELEAELDEEEFDEE
- a CDS encoding O-methyltransferase, with the translated sequence MKNKIQVLQEMKSYAETNDVPIICDEGLSFLLKTIKENNVKSILEIGTAIGYSALLMSEPDIKVDTIERDLKRYQEASQFLKPLDYPIHLIYADALLYDGPLNQYDLIFIDAAKAQYEKFFNKYQHYLKPNGIIVCDNLNFHNLTPEMVSRNTRQLLRKINGFKDFLTENSLYETTFYNVGDGMSISRRKEGQQ
- a CDS encoding peptidase U32 family protein — translated: MKILTTIYSKEALIENKDYLDGIITGNEVYATRLTHSFELDEILEIIDIANRLHKECFITLNQMYTNEHLEEVSQFIDKLPIDKITGYIIADIGVYMILKDKNLHNKAIYNPETLLTNYFDFNYLAETGIFGGFVAKEITLEDIKIINKNKKTHTFMVGHGHLNMFYSKRKLLKNYADYLNSKEDFKDKQDLLIIEEKRKDDPYPVLEDYAGTHVFRSKVFSSLEELSEIKKAIDYLVIDTIFKDDAYLKLILPMYYDNQINKETIDQLQSKYNESWDKGFLFNKTFYKR
- a CDS encoding peptidase U32 family protein; protein product: MTELLAPAGDLEKLKIALLYGADAVFIGGQQFSLRARASNFTVDDIKEATTFAHNLNKKVYVTTNIIPHHEDMHDLIEYLQALEEAKVDAIIAASPYIVDTALKHTNLEVHISTQQSALNTQTVQFWTEKKASRVVLGRELTVEEIKGITSSTDTEIEVFIHGGMCMSYSGRCSLSDNMTGRDANRGGCAHSCRWNYDLKENNESFSEEVPFSMSSKDLEAVHQITKLIDANVSSLKIEGRMKSLHYIATVVSTYRQMIDEYVHTKEIKDYEYYVKRLKKAENRLASSGFLEGVPGVEQQLYQMRSEKPSQNFIGIVLAYDEKTQTALVEQRNYFEVGTEVEVMSHEEPEKYFKIEKMTDLDGNDLDIARRPKEQLLIHTNIKLHPYDLIRCL